DNA from Pseudoalteromonas marina:
AAAAATGCCACAATGTGGTGCAATAACACTCGATTACACTTGTTATATATTTATTACAGGGTAGAATAATCCCTTAGTTCGACGTTATTGAGTTAATTGAATGGATATCACCGCTCTAAATAGTACTAAAGCATTAAGAAAGCACGTTCTTGTATGGATGTGTTTGTTTTTTGGTTCTGTGTCATTATTTTTTAGCGCATTAAACGTATTCAGTGGTGTCTATTTGCTCGGCTTTTTAGAGCTCTGTTTTTCAATTTATTGCTTGTATACCATTCATCATTTAAGTAAGCATGCATTGCGGTTTTGGCAGTCTGTTGTAATGTGTGTATTGGTTTGTATTATAGTTTTGTACGCCAATTATATATCAGAACCTAAATATGGCTTATTTGTATGGTCATTCGCTTTGCCTGTATTGTGTTACTTATTAATGGGAAAGCGATACGGAATTTTCTTCTCAGGTACTGTCCTCTTTATTCAATCACTGATTTTATTAAGTAAATCTTCGCCTGATCCTATAGTAAATTTAAATATGGCGATTAACTTACTATTGGCCTATGTCAGTATTTGGACTGTTTCGCATATTTTTGAGGGAAGCCGCGCGCTTTCATCTAAACGTTTAAAAAACCTAGCACTACTTGATCCATTAACTGGCGCAGGTAACCGGTTATCAATGAACCACTATTTTGAAGTAGAGCTGGTTGATAAAACAAATACCTATTTATTTTTACTCGACTTAGATTACTTCAAACAAATAAATGACAAATTTGGCCATGATGTAGGCGATAAAGTACTTACTGAAATTGCAACGCTTTTAAGAATAACCTTAGCAAAGGGGTACGTGTTTAGGGTTGGCGGTGAGGAGTTTGCCGTTATTCATTCTTTTAATAGCAAAGACGAAGCCTTATTTGCAGCTGAAAAGTTAAGAGAAACTGTTGAAAAAACACCGTTTAATATTGAGGGGCATGCAATTAAACTTACTATCAGTATTGGTGTAGCTGACTATCAAGCTAACCCCTCGCTTGAATCTATTTTCATTGCAGCTGATAAACAGCTTTACAAAGCAAAACGCTTAGGTCGAAATAAAGTATATGCAAGTTCAAAAGAGCAATTAAAGCAAATAGAAGTACCTGCTTAATACATTTTTTCAAAGTTTGGGATGCCGCGTTCCCAAATTGGTTTATCTTTTCCTAAATATTCGCGCACTGCATCAAAAAATAACCGTGTACGTACAGGTAAATCTCTGTGCGGATAAACAGCATACATAGCACTGTAATCCATTAACTTTACATCCGTTAATATAGGAATTAATTTACCCTCAGTAATTTCGTCACCGATTATAAATGCCGGTGCTACAAAATAAGCGGTGCCAGATATGGCCTTCATTAGCAGTGCTTCAGCATCGTTGGCGCGATACACACTTTTTATCTTTTGCTCACATGGCTCACCCGAGCTGTTGTAATAGTCAACTGTTTCAACTCTCATCGAGTTGCTCGCATAACTTGCCGCAGGCAAATCTGCTAGTTCTTCCATGGAGGATGGCATACCATACGTGCTGATAAACTCGGGGGCGGCAACAATTAATAAGCGATTACGTGCAATTTTTCTTGCAATGAGTGATGAATCTTTTGGCTCCCCAATACGAAATGCTAAATCGAACCCTTCAGATACAATATCTACTAATCTGTCATCAAGCCTTAATTCAACTTCAACCTGAGGAAAGCGCTTTTGAAAGTCATTGAGTACAGGTTGTAAGTAGCGCCTACCGATGAGTGTTGATGAAGTAATTTTGAGGACGCCACGAGGCTCCAAGTGGTAGTTTTCGGCCATGCGCACGGTTTCGCCAAGCAGCTCTCTGAGCTCACCGGCTTTTTTTATCATTTCTGCACCAGCGGCAGTGAGTGAAAATGAGCGAGTAGTGCGGTTTAGCAATCTAACCCCTAGCTCATCTTCTAAACGACTAATTTGTTTAGAGATCACAGAGCGATCGATATTACGTAACTCGGCAGCTTTAGCAAAAGAGCCTTGCTCAACCACTTCAAGCAACATTAAAAGCCGACTTGTCGTATCCATATAACCACCAAAACAATACTATTGATGCCATTTTGGCATTAATGAATTTAAAAATCTATGGTTTTTGTCCGCAGGTATAACCCGTAGTATGCGTTCTTAATCAATTAAAGGAGCGTCTTCATGAAAAAACACCTTATCGCTGCTGCATTTGCAGGCGCATTTTTAACACTTGCTGGTTGTGCTGATGAAAGCACACCGCCTTCGGCTCAAGCACAATTTCTTCAACCTATAGATGTTGCTAACGTACTTGTTAAACCAGTACAAAGCTGGCACACCTACACAACTCGCTTAGAGTCACCGCAAGAAGTTGCACTTATGCCACGAGTATCTGGTGTTATAGAACAAATTACGTTTAATGAAGGCGACCTTGTTAAAAAAGGCGATGTATTATTTAAGCTTGATGACCGTCCGTTTGCGGCGGTTGTTGCTAGTTTAAAAGCCCAAGTTAACAGTGCACAAGCTGCGCTTGAGCAAGCAAAAAGCGAAGCTAAACGCGCTGAACGTTTAACTGAACGTAAAGCAATTTCAACTGAGCAAGCAGAGTCACGTACCTCTGTATTACGCCAACGCGAAGCACAACTTGCTGCATTACAAGCACAGCTAACATCAGCTGAACTTGATTTAGAATTTACAGCCATTGTGTCACCTATCGACGGTGTGATCTCGCGTGCCAATATCACGAAAGGTAACAACATCATTGCAGGGCAAAGCGTGCTTACCAGCATTGTTTCTAACGAAAAAATGTACGCCTATTTTGATGTGGACGAACGCACTTGGAATAGCGATTTTAGTAACGTGACCTCAAAAAGCCGCCAAGCCGTTGTAATGCAAAAAGTAGGCGAGCGCGATTTTGCTTACAAAGGGTACATTAACTTTATTGATAATCAAATTAACTCATCAACAGGTACGCTGCGTGTGCGTGCTGTATTTGATCAGGATAACAGCCAATTACGTGCAGGGTCGTTTGCGCGTATTAAGCTTGCTGCTAATTCAGTCACAGAGCAAATAATTGTGCCAGACAGAGCAATAGGGACTGATTTAAAAAACCGCTTTGTTTTGACAGTGGGTGAAAACAATGTGCTGCAGTACAAATTAGTCACAGTGGGTGAGCGTTATGGCTCTCTTCGTGCCATCACCTCAGGTCTTTCAGAGGGCGATGTAATAGCCGTAAATGGCCCTGCTCGTGTTGGACCAGGTATGCCTGTGGCACCGAACAAAGTAACCATTGATAGCAGTGATGTTGCGTTCACCATGAACAATGACGATTCAAGCTTAGTCGCAAAGCAATAAGGTTTTTTAGATGAAATTTTCACACTTTTTTATACAGCGACCCATTTTTGCGGCCATGCTGTCTTTGGTTATATTAATTGCCGGTGGTATTTCGTTATTCCAACTGCCGGTAAGTGAATACCCAGAAGTCGTGCCTCCTACCGTGGTTGTAACAGCAAGCTACCCAGGAGCTAACCCAACGGTAATAGCGCAAACGGTAGCAACGCCGTTAGAGCAAGAAATTAATGGTACAGAAAACATGCTGTATATGTTTTCGCAAGCAACCAGTGATGGTCGTATGACGCTGACGGTTACATTTGCACTAGGTACTGATTTAGACCGCGCCCAAGTACAAGTACAAAACCGTGTAAACAGCGCCTTGCCACGTTTACCTGAAGAGGTGCAACGTTTAGGTGTGGTGGCTGAAAAATCATCGCCCGATTTAACCATGGTGGTGCACTTGTACTCACCAGAAAAATCGCACGATACCGCGTATTTGTCTAACTATGCCGACCTCTATATTAAAGACGAAATAGCACGCTTACCGGGTGTGGGTGACTTGCGTTTATTTGGCGCAGGTAAATATGCCATGCGTGTATGGTTAAACCCCGATGCGCTAGCAGCACGCGAGCTAACCGCAACAGATGTAATAACAGCACTTCGTTCACAAAACCAACAAGTAGCAGCAGGTAGCTTGGGTGCACAGCCGGTTTCTAACGACAGTCAATTTCAAGTACTGTTAAATGTAAAAGGGCGTTTAAACAGTATTGAAGAGTTTGAACAAGTAATTATTAAAGTGGGCGATGAAGGCCAAATAACACGCCTTACTGATATTGCCCGCGTAGAGCTTGGCCAAGACAGCTATTCTTTGCGTGCTGAGCTTGACTCACAACCTGCACTTGCAATGCCTATATTTCAACGCCCAGGGTCTAATGCAATTGAGCTTTCGGACCAAGTACGCGAAACCATGGCGCGTTTATCAAAAGACTTTCCTGAAGGTGTAGAATACGACATAGTTTATGATCCTACTGTATTTGTTCGTGGCTCTATTGATGCTGTAATTGCCACGTTGCTTGAAGCTATTGTACTAGTAGTGATTGTTGTCATTGTGTTTTTACAAACATGGCGTGCATCTATTATTCCACTTATTGCGGTGCCTATTTCACTCATTGGTACGTTTGCGGTAATGCAGTGGTTAGGCGTATCTATTAACACCTTGTCGCTGTTTGGTTTAGTACTTGCCATTGGTATTGTGGTGGATGACGCCATAGTTGTAGTTGAAAATGTTGAGCGTAACATTGAACAAGGGTTATCGCCGCTTGAGGCAACACGTGTTGCTATGAGCGAAGTAACAGGGCCAATTATTGCCATTGCACTCGTATTGTGTGCTGTGTTTATTCCTACGGCATTTATTACCGGACTGTCAGGGCAATTTTATAAGCAATTTGCCTTAACAATTACTATTTCAACGGTGATTTCAGCAATTAACTCGTTAACGCTGTCGCCAGCATTAGCGGCACTGTTGTTAAAGTCTCACGATACTAAGCCAGATGCATTCACACGTTTGTTAAATAAACTATTTGGCCGCTGGTTATTTAAACCTTTTAACCGTGTATTTGACCGAGGCGCCAAAGGCTACGAAAAATTAGTTAAAAAACTAATTCGTATGAGCTTTATTGTAATGATCGGTTATGTTGCCCTAGTAGGTGGAACCATTAAGCTGTTTGATGCAGTACCTGGTGGGTTTATTCCACAACAAGACAAACAGTACTTAGTTGCCATTGCACAACTACCTGATGCAGCAAGCCTTGACCGTACTGAGGATGTACTTAGACAAATGCAACAAATTGCACTTGAAGTACCAGGTGTAGCTAATACGGTTGCGTTTCCAGGTTTATCAGTAAATGGCTTTACTAACAGCCCTAACAGCGGGATTGTGTTTACTCCGTTAGATGCATTTGAAGATAGAACCGATCCGAGTAAATCGGCCATGGCTATAGCCGCGCAGTTAAATCAACGATTTGCAGCAATTGACGAAGCGTTTGTCGCAGTATTTCCACCGCCGCCAATTCAAGGCTTAGGTACTACAGGTGGCTTTAAACTTCAAATTGAGGACAGAGCAAACAAAGGCTTTGAAGCATTATTTAACAGCCTACAAACAGTGATTGGTAAAGCGCAACAAGATCCAGCATTAATGGGGCTTTACTCAAGCTTTAGAATTCAAGTTCCACAAATGGATATTGATATTGATCGTGAACAAGCGTTAATTCAAGGCATACCGCTTGACGAAGTATTTAATGCTTTACAAATATACTTGGGTTCTGTGTATGTAAACGATTTTAATATGTTTGGCCGAACGTACCAAGTAAATGCGCAAGCTGATGCTGATTATCGCCTAGACCCTGATCAAATTCTTAACCTCAAAGTAAGAAACCGTGAAGGTAACATGGTGCCATTAGGCTCAATCCTAACGGTTACGCCAACAATTGGCCCAGACCGTGTAATGCACTACAACGGTTACCCAAGCGCAGAGCTTAACGGCAGTCCTGCACCTGGTTTTAGTTCTGACCAAGCTCAACTGGCAATTGAGGCTATTTTGGCCGACAACTTACCCAGTGGTATTGAGTACGAATGGACTGAAGTAACGTACCAACAAGTATTAGCAGGCAACACTATGGTGTATGTGTTCCCATTAGTTGTGTTACTGGTGTTTATGGTATTGGCTGCACAATATGAAAGCTTGCGCTTACCATTGGCAATTATTTTAATTGTTCCAATGACGATATTTTCAGCATTACTTGGTGTTTGGTTTGTAGGTTCAGACAACAATATATTTACGCAAATAGCGCTTATTGTGCTGGTGGCCTTGGCCTCTAAAAATGCGATATTAATGGTTGAATTTGCAAAAGATAAAAACGATACAGGCTTATCGCATATTGATGCAATATTAGCGGCATGTCGTATGCGTTTACGCCCAATACTTATGACATCAATCGCGTTTACAGCGGGTGTTATACCCCTCGTACTAGCAACGGGTGCAGGGGCTGAAATGCGCCATGCAATGGGTAATGCCGTGTTCTCTGGAATGATTGGTGTAACCGTGTTTGGTTTATTGTTTACCCCGGTGTTTTACATGCTTGTTGTAAAGAAAAAAGGTAACACACAGGAGTTATCAAATGACTAATAAAATAGCAAAGCGGTTTAAAACACAGTTAACCGTAGCTTCTGTATTAATGGTCACGCTCATATCTGGCTGTGCAAGTAAGGTTGACGTGCTTGACGAGCAAAAAACAATTAACGAATTTGTTGCCAGTGCTGCAGTTGCTGACCAACTAAGTGGTGCAGATGAAACTAACTGGTGGCACGCGCTTAAGTCTGAGCAGCTAAACCAATTAGTATCAGATGCACTCGCTAAAAACTACGACCTAAAAACAAGTCAGCTTGTACTAAAAAGTGCATTAGCTAGGCTGGGCGAGCAAAAAGCACAATATTTACCGCAAGGTGGTGTTGAGGTAGGCGCTCAAAGAAGCGGCTTAGGAGATACAAACTCACGCCAATCAAGTGCTAATTTTGCACTTAATTGGCAGCTTGATTTATTTGGCCGAGTGACTGCTTTAGTTGATGCCGCAAATGCATCGGCTATGAGCCAAGCAGAGCAAGTTCGTTTACTCCAAATTGAAGTTGTTTCAGCGGTTGTTAAAGGGTTTGTTAGCTATCAAGGCAATGCTGAAAAACAGCGTATTATTAGCTTACAAATACAAGCGCTTGAGCAAAGTATTGATGTGTTACAAGCGCGTGTTGATGAAGGCGTTGCAAGTGAGCTTGATTTAAACCGCACCCTAGCGCAATTACGCCAGCAACAAGCGTTAATTCCTGCCATTGAGTTTGCAAAGTACAGTGATTTATCAACGCTTGCTGTTCTTACAGGGCGTTTAACTCAAAATATTGAATTAACAAATGAACTGAGTGTGTTACGCAATAAATTTGACGTAACACTTAGTAAGCCAAATGCCGCTATTGCACTGAGGCCAGATATTAGCCGTGCAATTTATGACTTTAGCCAAGCCAATAGTTTAAGTGTGGCAGCCAGTAAAGCTTTACTACCTGATGTAAGCCTAAGTGGCTTTGCAGATGTGTTAAGTCTAGGTAGTAATGGCTTTAGCGATACACAGCAGCAATGGCAAATTGCGCCTAAGTTGCAATGGTCAATCTTAAGCTATCCTGCTCTTTTAGCACAACGAGACGCACAACAGTTTTTAAGTGAAGCCGCTTACAGCGATTATCAAAATGTGGTGCTTAAAGCACTTAGTGAAAGTGAGCTTTCGTTGCAGGGGTTAGTTAATCAGGCACAGCAAAAACGTTTTGCAGATGAACGTTATGACTTTGCTAATAAAGCCTTTTTACAAGCAGAAGCCATGTATGAAGAAGGCCAAATCCCTTATCTAGAGTTGTTAGATGCGCGGCAGGATGTTTTAATAGCACAAGAAAATGCAGTTGAAACAACCATTTTATCGTTACTTGCTAAGGTCAATGCGTACCAATCATTTAATGGGCAATGGAGCTATGCACTAAGTAACACAAATAAGTAGAGTTTAACGATGTCTGATACTGATATTTTAACGCAAAATACTATACCGCACACAATGCGTGCCATTGTATTGGAAAAACCGAATGATCAAATAAACTTAGCTGACATTGAGTTACCTGTTCCTGAGTGTTCAGATAACGAGCTACTGATAAAAGTAGAATATGTTGGTTTAAATCCCGTTGATGGGCATTTTGCAAAATCAGGTTTTTGTCAGTGGCAGTACCCTCATATTTTGGGGCTTGATGCGGTAGGTGTTGTAGTAAAAGCAAGTAAAGGGATTTTTCCTAATGTTGGCGAGCGAGTCATGTGGCACGCCAACGTAGGTGGGCAAGGGGTACTGAGTGAATACACAAAAGTGCCTAATTTTGCAGTGTCTATTGTACCGCAAGAGTTAAACCCAGCGGTTGCTGCTGTGCTGCCTTGCGCCGGAATGGCAGCACTAATTAGCTTAGATAAAATTAGTATCACCGAAGGTCAAACTGTTTTTATTGAAGGTGGAGCAGGTGCTGTGGGGCAGTTTGCTATTCAGTACGCTAAACAGCGTGGCGCTGATGTATTTGCAACAGCCTCTAAGAAAAACCATAAACTCGTTAAACAGCTTGGCGCGGATGTTGTGTTTGACTACAACGATAAAAAGTTGTGTGAAAAAATTCGTAGAGAGCTAGGGCCGCAAGGGTTCGATGCAGTAATCGATACCGTGGGTGGTGAGTCGACAGCGCGTAATATCGAACTCATGCGTTTTTGCGGAAAAATAGCGTGTTTAAATCCATTACCTTGTTTTGAACAAGATCTAATGTACCGGCGCGCGCCAAATATCAGTGTTGTGTCGCTTGGTGGTGCATGGCTCGCTAATAGTTTATGTGCGCAGCAACGCTTGAGCTTTATGGGTAATTTATTACTCGAAGGCGCCACTAATGGTGATATTAAAGCACCGACCTTAACGCCTGTTGAGTTTAACGCAAACGCGGTATCTAATGCCTTAAACACGCAGCTCGCGGGTGGTTTTACAGGCAAGCATGTCGTAAAAATAGGCTGTTAAAAAACTCTGATTAATACAAAACGCAGCCTGTTTAAGCTGCGTTTTTTTATGCTTTTTTAGGTGTCATTCACTTATTATTTTTTATACATTTACACTAATAAGCAAAAGCATTTTAAAAAACTTGAGTGGCCATAAATCACGTATTTAACGTGTCAACTTACCCTGTTCAATACAATAAATCAGGCTTAAATTTAAAAATTAAAACAGTCTGTATTTAAAAAAACACCCCTAATTTATTACCCACTTTACAGATTATTTGCTATTGGGTGCCTTTGCACGGCGTTTTATCCATCAATCTTAAAAAATTTATCATTTTCAGCGTACAGGTGTAAGCCTTTGTGTTTCAACAGTTTACGTTCGAGTAAAGAAAATAAATTGAAAAAACTGTTAATTAATTGAATAGAGTAATTGATCTAAAGCGATTTTTATGACGTAATGTAGGTATTATTTATCTGGTCGGATGAGTTCAATCATGAGTTTACGTACAAAGTTAAAAAAAGTTTTACCAAGTATTTCTATCACTGAGCAAGAAGCGCTAGACGCGGGTGATGTTTGGCTTGAAGGTTCTATCTATCAAGGTAAGCCTGATTTCAGTGCATTACGCGATGTACCAGCAGCTACATTAACAGCTGACGAACAAGCATTCCTTGACGGCCCTGTACAAGAGCTACTAGGCATGATTGACGATTCAGTAATTCAAAATGGCATTCACTTACCGAATGACATTTTAGAGTTTTTGAAAAAAGAACGTTTCTTCTCGCTTATCATTCCTAAGTCATTTGGCGGTTTAGAGTTTAGCCCTTACGCAAACTCAACAATTGTTGGCACAATTGCAACTAAAAGTTCTGCAGTAGCAGTAACAGTAATGGTACCTAACTCATTAGGTCCGGGTGAGCTACTTCTTCACTTCGGTACGCAAGAGCAACAAGCGCATTACTTACCACGCTTAGCAAACGGCACAGACATCCCATGTTTTGCCCTAACAAGCCCTGAAGCGGGTTCTGATGCAGGCGGCATTCCAGACGTTGGTAAAGTAACCAAAGGCATGCACAACGGCGAAGAAGTTCTTGGCCTAGAAATTACATGGGACAAGCGTTATATCACACTTGCACCAATCGCAACTGTTCTTGGTTTAGCATTTAAAGTAGTTGACCCAGACGGTTTACTAGGTGGTAAAGAAAACCTAGGTATCACGTGTGCCTTAATTCCAAAAGAGCACCCAGGTGTAGAACTTGGCAATCGCCACGATCCAATGGGTATTCGTTTTTACAACGGTACTACACGTGGTAACAAAGTATTTGTACCAATGGATTTTGTTATTGGTGGTCAGAAAAACATCGGCCGTGGTTGGCAAATGCTTGTTAGCTGTTTAGGTGCTGGCCGTGGTATTTCACTACCCGCGCTAGGTGTAAGTACAGCGCAAGTTGCACTTAAATCTGCATCTGAATACGCAGCAGTACGAGAGCAGTTTGGTCTATCAATCGGTCAGTTTGAAGGTATTCAAGAAAAGCTTGCTGACATTGCGGGTAAAACATACCTTCAAGAAGCAATGCGTGTACTTACAACTGAAGGTTTAGGCATGGGCTTAAAACCGTCGGTAGTAACGGCAATTGCTAAATACCACATGACTGAACTTGGCCGCGACGTATTAGACTCGGCGATGGATATTCAAGCCGGTAAAGCGATTCAAAACGGTCCACAAAATACACTAGCAAGTGGCTACGTTGCACAACCTATTGCAATTACTGTAGAAGGCGCAAACATCCTTACTCGTAACCTGATGATATTTGGTCAAGGTGTTATGCGTTGTCACCCATACTTACAATCTATGGTTGAATCAATCCACAGCGACGACAAAGGCGCTGATGCAGAATTTAACGGTATTTTACGTAAAACAATTGGTTACAGTACAGCAAACAGCTTACGTGCATTCCGTTTAGGTTTACTACCATTTACAGCTGGCGCAAGCTCAGCATTACCAGAAGTACGTGACTACGAAAAAGCAGTACACAAACTATCTGCAAAACTTGCAGTATACGCTGACTTCTCGTTGTTAGTACTTGGCGGTAAATTAAAGCAAGCTGAAATGCTATCAGCACGTTTAGGCGATGTAATGAGCTTCTTGTACGCAGCTATGGCATCAATTAAATACTACGAGCAAAAAGTAGCGAGCAGCGAGCGCGAGCAAGCAGCACCTTACTTCCATTATGCAACTCGTTTTGCACTACAAAGCGCAGAAGAAGCATTGCACAAGTTCTTAGATAACTTCCCTGCAAGTGGTACTCGTAAGTTTATTCGTTTTATTACAATGAACTACTCAACTAAAATGCCAAAAATCAGCGATGATTTAATCCGCGAATTAGCTGAACAAGCACAGCTTGATACAGCATTTAAAGCGCAAATAACGCATTTAGTTAAGCCTATTGAAGGCGACGGTCATCATATTAATGAGCAAGCTTATAAAGCTAAAATTGCATCACTAGCTGAACTTGCAAAAGTTAAAAAAGCATTACGTGCAAGAACCATCAAGGCAGGTGCTCGTTTTAGCATTACGCTTGAAAACGCACTTGCTGCAAACGTAATCACAGATGCTGAGTTTGCTCAGTTAATTGATTACAACAAGAAACGTGAAAAAGCGATTCGTGTTGATGAGTTCGATTTTGATATGAACATATTAGATGACAACGCACAACCAGTTAACCCACTCAAAAGTGTGGTTAACCAGTAAGCTACAAAGCTAATTCAATGATGCAAAGCGCCAGCAAAATCGGCGCTTTTATTCTTAAGTCACTAATTAGTGTGGAGCCCCGTTTGATTAAAACCAAACGGGGCTTTTTTATGTGTTTTTTAAAGTAGCAATAGATAGCGATATTGGTCTTAAAGCGAATATGTAACGCTAGAGGATTAAAAAAGACGCTCATAATCTTAAAGAAAGGCTAACAACTCCATTAGCAGCTTGTGTTTTAGCTGACATGTTACGTTTTAATAGAATATGGTCTAAAAACGCTTCGACTTCTGAATTTCCCATTGAGCTTGGGTGGCGTTTGTTGTGAAAGTGAATAAAGTTTGGACCCAACTCAAATAAGCATTAATAGTTCTTAATGAATACTGTCGAGTGAGCATATAGTCGGCAATGTAATTTAAATACGCAGAGCGAGTTTTCATTTTCAATTCGTCAAATTAGCGCTGTGTATATGTACAGTCATGGCTTTGTCGCTCACATAGTCAAGAAAACGACCCATTCGCTCGTTTTATACTAAGAAGAAAACGCGCGCGGGTGAATTTTAATAACACTGGCAATTAGTTGGCAAGTTTGTTAATAATAAACCAATAAGAAAACGAGCTACGCTGTGTTAGAAATACGCGCGATTAGCTCGCTATAAACATGTTATGCGTACAGGAGGTTTCAGGTAAATGGAAAGTTTTATCCCTTTAATTTTTTTATCTATGCTTGTTTTTGTTCAAATAAAAAAATTCAAAGATATGTGTAAGTATTTATCTTATACCTACCCAGAAGAATGGGAAAAATTATCTCATACCTCTTTAGGTGGTTCTCAGTGGTCTGTTACAAATGCAAATTTAAGCGAATCACTTAAAACAGGATTTTTTTCAACCGTAGCCGATGAAAAAGTAAGACGGTTCGAAAAATTTAGATTATTTAATATGTACTTAATGGGTGCAGTGGTATTGCTACAATTAACCTTAGCATATTTACAGTAATGTACGCATAACAAACAAATTAACAGGACAAAAAAACAGTTGGCTGTTTTCGTTCCTCAACATTTTAGCCAACAATTTTTTGCCCGTTATTAGGGCGTTAGCCGTCTAAAGGAAGTCTGTTGAAATACGTAAGTTTATTTATTTTTATTCTATGTTTAGCATCTTGCACTTCTAATTATAGAATTCGTACGCATTCAAATGCGGTGGAAAATAAAACAGAATTTTCATTTCCTTATTCGGCGGAAAATTTGTCTTCCAAACTAGAGCGTATATTTTCAATTCAAAACCAAATTGAGAATAAGATTCCTTTAGCGAGTAGCTTTCATAGTGGAATTTACACTGCCAAGGTTACTAAATTTAACTCTGAAACATATCAATTTGATTTTAAGAATATAAGTTCTAATTTTTGGAAATCGGATTTTTATCTCGTAAATGGGGAAAAAGCGAAAACCACGGGTAAATTCCAAATTATTCTTACTCAGACAGGAGTGCAATCAACCAATGTTAAAGTTAGAGTAACTCAGTTACGGGTCATTAATGGTATTGAGTGTTGTGGCCCTCATGGGCGATATTCTCGCTATACTGATGTAGCGCCAACGACAATAGAAGAATATGCTTTTTTATATTTTATAGGTGAACAATTAGGCGTTAAAATGCCCCCTGTAAATAGAGTTAACAACGGCTAACAAGAGACTATGGCGTCAATAGTTAATTATTAACTTTTGGCGCTTCCCACCTTACACCGTCTCTTAGCATCGAATTTAATATCACAATCATCTTTCTAATACAGGCGATGATGGCTACTTTTTTGGGTTTCCCTGCTGCCAATAA
Protein-coding regions in this window:
- a CDS encoding GGDEF domain-containing protein; the encoded protein is MDITALNSTKALRKHVLVWMCLFFGSVSLFFSALNVFSGVYLLGFLELCFSIYCLYTIHHLSKHALRFWQSVVMCVLVCIIVLYANYISEPKYGLFVWSFALPVLCYLLMGKRYGIFFSGTVLFIQSLILLSKSSPDPIVNLNMAINLLLAYVSIWTVSHIFEGSRALSSKRLKNLALLDPLTGAGNRLSMNHYFEVELVDKTNTYLFLLDLDYFKQINDKFGHDVGDKVLTEIATLLRITLAKGYVFRVGGEEFAVIHSFNSKDEALFAAEKLRETVEKTPFNIEGHAIKLTISIGVADYQANPSLESIFIAADKQLYKAKRLGRNKVYASSKEQLKQIEVPA
- a CDS encoding LysR family transcriptional regulator, with product MDTTSRLLMLLEVVEQGSFAKAAELRNIDRSVISKQISRLEDELGVRLLNRTTRSFSLTAAGAEMIKKAGELRELLGETVRMAENYHLEPRGVLKITSSTLIGRRYLQPVLNDFQKRFPQVEVELRLDDRLVDIVSEGFDLAFRIGEPKDSSLIARKIARNRLLIVAAPEFISTYGMPSSMEELADLPAASYASNSMRVETVDYYNSSGEPCEQKIKSVYRANDAEALLMKAISGTAYFVAPAFIIGDEITEGKLIPILTDVKLMDYSAMYAVYPHRDLPVRTRLFFDAVREYLGKDKPIWERGIPNFEKMY
- a CDS encoding efflux RND transporter periplasmic adaptor subunit, whose protein sequence is MKKHLIAAAFAGAFLTLAGCADESTPPSAQAQFLQPIDVANVLVKPVQSWHTYTTRLESPQEVALMPRVSGVIEQITFNEGDLVKKGDVLFKLDDRPFAAVVASLKAQVNSAQAALEQAKSEAKRAERLTERKAISTEQAESRTSVLRQREAQLAALQAQLTSAELDLEFTAIVSPIDGVISRANITKGNNIIAGQSVLTSIVSNEKMYAYFDVDERTWNSDFSNVTSKSRQAVVMQKVGERDFAYKGYINFIDNQINSSTGTLRVRAVFDQDNSQLRAGSFARIKLAANSVTEQIIVPDRAIGTDLKNRFVLTVGENNVLQYKLVTVGERYGSLRAITSGLSEGDVIAVNGPARVGPGMPVAPNKVTIDSSDVAFTMNNDDSSLVAKQ
- a CDS encoding efflux RND transporter permease subunit, coding for MKFSHFFIQRPIFAAMLSLVILIAGGISLFQLPVSEYPEVVPPTVVVTASYPGANPTVIAQTVATPLEQEINGTENMLYMFSQATSDGRMTLTVTFALGTDLDRAQVQVQNRVNSALPRLPEEVQRLGVVAEKSSPDLTMVVHLYSPEKSHDTAYLSNYADLYIKDEIARLPGVGDLRLFGAGKYAMRVWLNPDALAARELTATDVITALRSQNQQVAAGSLGAQPVSNDSQFQVLLNVKGRLNSIEEFEQVIIKVGDEGQITRLTDIARVELGQDSYSLRAELDSQPALAMPIFQRPGSNAIELSDQVRETMARLSKDFPEGVEYDIVYDPTVFVRGSIDAVIATLLEAIVLVVIVVIVFLQTWRASIIPLIAVPISLIGTFAVMQWLGVSINTLSLFGLVLAIGIVVDDAIVVVENVERNIEQGLSPLEATRVAMSEVTGPIIAIALVLCAVFIPTAFITGLSGQFYKQFALTITISTVISAINSLTLSPALAALLLKSHDTKPDAFTRLLNKLFGRWLFKPFNRVFDRGAKGYEKLVKKLIRMSFIVMIGYVALVGGTIKLFDAVPGGFIPQQDKQYLVAIAQLPDAASLDRTEDVLRQMQQIALEVPGVANTVAFPGLSVNGFTNSPNSGIVFTPLDAFEDRTDPSKSAMAIAAQLNQRFAAIDEAFVAVFPPPPIQGLGTTGGFKLQIEDRANKGFEALFNSLQTVIGKAQQDPALMGLYSSFRIQVPQMDIDIDREQALIQGIPLDEVFNALQIYLGSVYVNDFNMFGRTYQVNAQADADYRLDPDQILNLKVRNREGNMVPLGSILTVTPTIGPDRVMHYNGYPSAELNGSPAPGFSSDQAQLAIEAILADNLPSGIEYEWTEVTYQQVLAGNTMVYVFPLVVLLVFMVLAAQYESLRLPLAIILIVPMTIFSALLGVWFVGSDNNIFTQIALIVLVALASKNAILMVEFAKDKNDTGLSHIDAILAACRMRLRPILMTSIAFTAGVIPLVLATGAGAEMRHAMGNAVFSGMIGVTVFGLLFTPVFYMLVVKKKGNTQELSND